The following proteins come from a genomic window of Acinetobacter baumannii:
- a CDS encoding helix-turn-helix transcriptional regulator: MIPLSTRTIYNLEQRGDFPRRIALTSRNVAWDLSEVEEWIEARKSSGDQAARPGPIEG, from the coding sequence ATGATCCCGCTTTCGACACGAACAATTTATAACCTGGAGCAGCGAGGGGATTTTCCACGCCGTATCGCGTTAACCAGTAGAAATGTCGCCTGGGATTTGTCAGAGGTCGAAGAGTGGATTGAGGCACGTAAATCATCGGGTGATCAAGCTGCGCGACCTGGCCCTATAGAGGGCTAG
- a CDS encoding helicase RepA family protein, whose protein sequence is MALDLMAAFTELPPPIDYVLPNMVAGTVGALVSPGGAGKSMLALQLAAQIAGGPDLLEIGEFPTGQVVYLPAEDPPAAIHHRLHALGAHLSAAERQAVADGLLIEPLIGKCPNIMAASWFDALKRAAEGRRLMILDTLRRFHIEEENASGPMAQVVGHMEAIAADTGCSIVFLHHASKSAAMMGSGDQQQASRGSSVLVDNIRWQSYLSGMTQGEAEILGVDDCQRGYFVRFGVSKANYGAPFQELWFRRHDGGVLKPAVLERQCKVKRRQREEA, encoded by the coding sequence ATGGCTCTTGATCTTATGGCGGCTTTCACGGAATTGCCGCCACCCATTGATTATGTTCTGCCTAATATGGTTGCTGGCACTGTTGGTGCTCTTGTGTCGCCTGGTGGGGCTGGTAAATCCATGTTGGCCCTTCAATTGGCTGCACAGATTGCAGGCGGGCCTGATTTACTTGAAATAGGCGAGTTTCCCACCGGGCAAGTGGTCTATCTGCCTGCTGAAGATCCACCGGCCGCTATTCACCATCGTCTGCACGCCCTTGGGGCACACCTCAGCGCAGCGGAACGGCAAGCCGTGGCTGATGGTTTGCTCATTGAACCCTTGATCGGTAAATGCCCAAACATCATGGCTGCTAGCTGGTTCGATGCTCTCAAACGAGCCGCTGAAGGTCGTCGCTTGATGATCTTGGACACTTTGCGGCGCTTCCACATTGAGGAGGAGAACGCTAGCGGGCCGATGGCGCAGGTTGTTGGGCACATGGAGGCCATAGCCGCTGATACAGGCTGCTCCATTGTGTTTCTGCACCACGCGAGTAAAAGCGCAGCCATGATGGGGTCGGGCGATCAACAGCAGGCCAGTCGTGGATCGTCCGTACTGGTTGATAACATCCGTTGGCAATCGTACCTATCCGGCATGACGCAAGGCGAGGCCGAGATACTGGGGGTCGATGATTGTCAGCGTGGGTATTTTGTCCGCTTTGGCGTCAGCAAGGCCAACTATGGCGCACCTTTTCAAGAACTCTGGTTTAGACGGCACGACGGCGGCGTGTTGAAGCCTGCTGTACTGGAGCGGCAGTGCAAGGTGAAAAGGAGACAGCGTGAAGAAGCCTAA
- a CDS encoding FitA-like ribbon-helix-helix domain-containing protein codes for MANVLIRNLPAEVHRALKVRAALNDRSTDAEIREILTAAVQPLELEEIGREVGLSESDKKTE; via the coding sequence ATGGCAAATGTGCTTATCAGGAATTTACCCGCCGAGGTGCACCGTGCGTTGAAAGTTCGAGCAGCGCTCAACGATAGGAGCACCGACGCGGAAATACGCGAAATACTGACGGCGGCAGTACAGCCGCTAGAGCTTGAAGAGATTGGCCGGGAAGTTGGCTTGTCCGAAAGCGATAAAAAAACAGAGTAG
- the trbK gene encoding entry exclusion lipoprotein TrbK: protein MKKIFFTTAATLLLLAGCEQERMPEPNAATCAPDAFQAALNEMRSEANREAFTEECRAFQKAKQMRQWEFKPSPKDDY, encoded by the coding sequence ATGAAAAAAATCTTTTTTACTACCGCGGCTACGTTGCTGTTGTTGGCTGGATGTGAACAGGAAAGGATGCCCGAACCAAATGCGGCGACGTGTGCCCCCGATGCGTTCCAGGCAGCACTGAATGAAATGCGCAGCGAAGCGAACCGAGAGGCCTTTACCGAGGAATGCAGAGCATTCCAGAAGGCCAAGCAGATGCGTCAGTGGGAGTTCAAGCCCAGCCCTAAAGATGATTATTGA
- a CDS encoding KfrB domain-containing protein → MADIRDLVQITQNTYQRLTDPTGSKDLKISGNLDFVGYAKDERSDHGGIAYYDKAKKEVVIGNRGSATARDWLVTDPQIVLGVRETLADIAAKRFADKVINDLDRKNQKIETITCVGHSLGGHQSQMVLAHLTDIAIPNVECQSVTFNSLGVHKSLKQENTEYNHVNLQVTGNGKIAFASTDLVSEIRTQLGQNFNVPLNVGNPISAHKMTTAAKMLDEYPETSKLTAKEMLKLIQQGMNIKTIEQHQNKNQVYAGNQTLQTTVATAPLSNVTLIPATPGLHTGNIISENKTQIFQQLENSQKYVIVHEKDKLDHIPKVGEKVSIRHNANSQIKSKVEKVEANENTKTRGR, encoded by the coding sequence ATGGCTGATATTCGGGATTTAGTACAAATTACTCAAAATACCTATCAACGCTTAACCGATCCAACAGGAAGCAAAGATTTAAAGATAAGTGGCAACTTAGATTTTGTCGGCTATGCAAAGGATGAACGTTCTGATCATGGTGGCATTGCTTATTATGACAAGGCAAAAAAAGAGGTTGTTATTGGTAATCGTGGAAGCGCTACAGCAAGAGACTGGTTAGTGACTGACCCTCAGATTGTATTAGGTGTACGTGAGACATTGGCAGATATAGCAGCAAAACGTTTTGCTGATAAAGTTATCAATGACCTAGATCGAAAGAACCAAAAGATTGAAACAATTACGTGTGTGGGCCATAGCTTAGGTGGACACCAAAGCCAAATGGTTTTAGCTCACCTAACCGACATTGCTATTCCTAATGTCGAGTGTCAAAGCGTAACGTTCAATAGTCTTGGCGTACATAAAAGTCTTAAACAGGAAAATACAGAATACAACCATGTCAATTTGCAAGTTACAGGTAACGGAAAAATTGCATTTGCTTCAACAGACCTTGTAAGCGAAATCAGAACACAGTTAGGTCAAAATTTTAATGTTCCCCTAAATGTTGGTAATCCAATATCAGCCCATAAAATGACTACAGCAGCAAAGATGCTGGATGAATATCCTGAAACCAGTAAACTTACAGCAAAAGAAATGCTCAAACTCATTCAACAAGGCATGAACATAAAAACGATTGAACAACACCAAAATAAAAATCAGGTTTATGCTGGCAACCAAACCCTACAAACCACCGTTGCAACCGCCCCCCTTTCCAACGTAACGCTTATTCCAGCTACACCAGGACTACATACAGGCAACATCATATCTGAAAACAAAACACAGATATTTCAGCAGTTAGAGAACTCTCAGAAATATGTCATTGTGCATGAAAAAGATAAGTTAGATCACATACCTAAAGTTGGTGAAAAAGTAAGCATTAGACATAATGCAAATAGCCAAATCAAATCTAAAGTTGAGAAAGTGGAAGCAAATGAAAATACAAAAACTAGAGGGCGTTAA
- the repC gene encoding replication protein C, IncQ-type, with translation MKKPKHDLTHVRHDPAHCLAPGLFRSLKRGDRKRCKLDVTYTFGEDESMRFVGFEPLGADDMRLLQGIVALGGPNGILLTPEPTSETGRQLRLFLEPRFEAIEQDGLVVRESLTKLLSETGMTDSGDNIKALKASLLRMSNVTILVTKGRRQAAFHLMSHAFDETDGRLWVALNPRIAEAILGHRPYARIDMAEVRVLQTDPARLMHQRLCGWIDPGKSGRVELDTLCGYVWPDEANAEAMKKRRQTARKALAELAAVGWVVNEYAKGKWEIKRPGPTATAPVYRRNVPLLPS, from the coding sequence GTGAAGAAGCCTAAGCATGACCTGACCCACGTCCGACATGATCCCGCGCACTGTTTGGCACCTGGCCTGTTCCGCAGCCTCAAGCGTGGCGATCGCAAACGCTGCAAGCTGGACGTGACCTACACCTTTGGCGAGGACGAATCCATGCGTTTCGTCGGATTCGAACCTCTCGGGGCCGATGATATGCGTCTTTTGCAAGGCATCGTGGCCCTTGGCGGCCCGAACGGCATCTTGCTAACCCCGGAACCGACCAGTGAGACGGGGCGACAGCTACGGCTATTCCTTGAACCCCGTTTCGAAGCCATTGAGCAAGACGGCTTGGTGGTTCGTGAGAGCCTGACCAAACTGCTCTCAGAAACGGGCATGACGGATAGCGGCGACAACATCAAGGCGCTCAAAGCCAGCCTGCTGCGCATGTCGAACGTCACCATCCTTGTGACGAAGGGACGGCGGCAAGCCGCGTTCCACCTGATGAGTCATGCTTTTGACGAGACGGACGGCAGGCTATGGGTTGCCCTGAATCCGCGTATTGCCGAAGCGATCCTGGGGCATCGTCCATATGCCCGTATCGACATGGCGGAAGTGCGGGTGCTACAGACTGATCCGGCACGGCTGATGCACCAACGGCTATGCGGCTGGATCGACCCCGGCAAATCCGGGCGCGTGGAACTGGACACGCTTTGCGGCTATGTCTGGCCAGATGAAGCCAATGCCGAAGCTATGAAAAAACGCCGTCAGACTGCCCGGAAGGCACTGGCCGAACTTGCCGCCGTGGGTTGGGTAGTGAACGAATACGCCAAGGGAAAATGGGAGATCAAGAGGCCTGGCCCCACGGCAACTGCACCCGTTTACCGTCGTAACGTTCCCTTGTTACCGTCGTAA
- a CDS encoding tyrosine-type recombinase/integrase — translation MLTDTKLRNLKPRDKLYKVNDREGLYVAVTPAGSISFRYNYSINGRQETITFGRYGVGGITLAEARELLGDAKKMVAAGKSPAKEKARDKARVKDAETFGAWAEKWLRGYQMADSTRDMRRSVYERELKPKFSNQKLVEITHEDLRALADAIVERGAPATAVHVREIVLQVFRWAIERGQKVENPAELVRPTSIARFEPRDRALTPEEIGLMYQYMERVGTSPTNRAAAKLLLLTMVRKSELTNATWSEINFSEALWTIPKERMKRRNPHLVFLSQQALDIFIAMKTFAGGSDFVLPSRYDSDAPMSAATLNQVLTLTYKAAQKDGKSLTKFGPHDLRRTASTLLHEAGYNTDWIEKCLAHEQKGVRAVYNKAEYREQRAAMLQDWADMIDEWTSGGSKG, via the coding sequence ATGCTGACCGATACCAAGCTGCGCAATCTCAAGCCCAGGGACAAACTCTACAAAGTGAATGACCGGGAAGGTCTCTATGTGGCAGTGACTCCAGCCGGCTCCATCTCGTTCCGTTACAACTACTCAATCAACGGTCGGCAGGAGACCATCACCTTTGGGCGTTATGGTGTCGGTGGCATCACCCTGGCCGAAGCCCGCGAGCTGTTGGGTGACGCCAAGAAGATGGTTGCGGCGGGCAAGTCGCCGGCCAAGGAGAAAGCCCGAGACAAGGCGCGGGTGAAAGATGCAGAGACGTTCGGTGCCTGGGCGGAGAAGTGGCTGCGTGGCTACCAGATGGCCGACTCCACCCGCGATATGCGCCGCTCGGTTTATGAGCGTGAGCTGAAGCCGAAATTCAGCAATCAGAAGCTGGTGGAGATCACCCACGAAGACTTGCGGGCGCTGGCTGATGCCATTGTTGAGCGAGGCGCACCGGCCACCGCCGTTCATGTGCGTGAAATCGTGTTGCAGGTATTTCGCTGGGCCATCGAGCGTGGGCAGAAGGTCGAAAACCCGGCAGAACTGGTGCGCCCAACAAGCATCGCTCGATTCGAGCCACGTGACCGAGCGTTGACGCCAGAAGAAATTGGGCTGATGTACCAGTACATGGAGCGAGTGGGCACAAGCCCAACAAACCGTGCGGCGGCCAAGCTGTTATTGCTGACGATGGTGCGCAAGAGCGAGCTGACCAATGCGACCTGGAGCGAGATCAATTTCAGCGAAGCGTTGTGGACGATTCCAAAGGAGCGGATGAAACGCCGTAACCCGCACCTGGTATTTCTGTCCCAGCAGGCTCTGGATATTTTCATTGCCATGAAAACCTTTGCCGGTGGTTCCGACTTCGTTTTGCCATCACGGTACGACTCGGATGCGCCGATGAGCGCTGCCACACTTAACCAGGTGCTGACGCTGACTTACAAGGCGGCGCAGAAAGATGGGAAGTCACTTACCAAGTTCGGACCGCATGATTTGCGGCGCACAGCCAGCACGCTGTTGCATGAGGCCGGCTACAACACCGACTGGATCGAGAAGTGCCTGGCGCACGAGCAGAAGGGCGTGAGGGCTGTCTACAACAAGGCTGAGTACCGCGAGCAGCGGGCGGCGATGTTGCAGGATTGGGCCGATATGATTGATGAGTGGACTTCGGGAGGCAGTAAGGGTTGA
- the trbJ gene encoding P-type conjugative transfer protein TrbJ, producing MKSKILAAKKTALAVALATGFITTTTAPVQAGIPVIDGGNLAQNIMTAIESVAQTLKQIEQYQTQLQQYENQLQNTMAPAAYIWDQAQTTINRLIAAQNTLAYYENQLGSLDRYLAKFQDVAYYRSSPCFNGSGGCTPAEKAAMEENRRLASESQKKANDALFQTVADQQKALKDDARTLERLQGAAQGATGQLQAIGYANQLASQQANQLLQIRTMLTAQHNAEAARIAAELDAEARGDARAEQMRTWTFRPSPADNY from the coding sequence ATGAAGTCCAAAATTTTAGCGGCTAAAAAAACCGCTCTAGCCGTTGCACTCGCAACCGGCTTTATCACCACTACCACCGCCCCTGTGCAAGCTGGTATCCCCGTCATCGACGGCGGCAACCTGGCCCAGAACATCATGACGGCCATCGAGTCGGTGGCGCAGACGCTCAAGCAGATTGAGCAGTACCAGACCCAGTTGCAGCAGTACGAAAATCAGCTCCAGAACACGATGGCCCCAGCCGCGTATATCTGGGATCAGGCGCAGACTACGATCAACCGGCTGATTGCCGCGCAAAACACGCTGGCCTATTACGAGAACCAGCTAGGCAGCCTGGATCGTTACCTGGCCAAGTTTCAGGACGTGGCCTATTACCGCAGCTCGCCATGCTTCAACGGCAGCGGCGGATGCACGCCGGCCGAAAAGGCAGCGATGGAAGAGAACCGCCGCCTGGCGTCAGAGTCGCAAAAGAAGGCCAACGATGCCCTGTTCCAGACCGTTGCCGACCAGCAAAAGGCTTTGAAGGATGACGCCCGTACCCTGGAGCGGCTGCAAGGCGCGGCCCAGGGTGCAACTGGCCAGCTACAGGCCATCGGCTACGCCAACCAGCTCGCCAGCCAGCAGGCCAATCAGCTCTTGCAGATTCGCACCATGTTGACCGCCCAACACAACGCGGAGGCAGCCCGGATTGCAGCAGAACTCGATGCCGAGGCGCGAGGTGATGCCAGGGCCGAGCAAATGCGTACCTGGACGTTTCGCCCGAGTCCGGCAGACAACTACTAG